One window from the genome of Marinobacter sp. es.048 encodes:
- a CDS encoding NnrU family protein: MTTLIVGLILFLGVHSLSIINEPLRNRLNASMGEAAFKGLYSVVSLVGLVLIVWGYGAARMDPTVIYVPPGWLKHVSFLLLVPVFPLLFATYLPGKIKAKVGHPMLVAVKLWALAHLLANGMLHDLLLFGSFLAWAVADRISMKRRTQRAIPTLPATKANDVIAVIGGLAVYVIMVVWAHQWLFGVAPA; encoded by the coding sequence ATGACCACACTGATTGTTGGTCTCATTCTGTTTCTCGGCGTGCACTCGCTTTCTATTATTAACGAGCCGCTACGTAACCGACTGAACGCGTCCATGGGCGAGGCAGCCTTCAAAGGACTCTACTCCGTAGTGTCCCTTGTAGGTCTGGTTCTGATCGTCTGGGGTTATGGCGCCGCGCGGATGGATCCTACCGTGATCTACGTGCCTCCCGGCTGGCTCAAGCATGTGTCCTTCCTGCTTCTGGTCCCCGTATTCCCGTTGCTGTTCGCCACCTACTTACCGGGGAAAATCAAGGCCAAAGTGGGGCATCCCATGCTGGTTGCCGTCAAACTCTGGGCCCTGGCTCACTTACTGGCCAACGGGATGCTCCACGATCTTCTGCTGTTCGGTTCCTTCCTGGCCTGGGCCGTGGCCGACCGTATTTCCATGAAGCGCAGAACCCAGCGGGCCATTCCAACGCTGCCAGCCACCAAAGCCAATGACGTGATTGCCGTCATCGGTGGCCTTGCGGTGTATGTGATCATGGTGGTCTGGGCCCACCAGTGGCTATTTGGCGTAGCGCCGGCCTGA
- a CDS encoding nucleoside deaminase has translation MIYETEMKHLARCVELASMAVDRGNPPFGSVLVDEAGAVRYEGHNETAGGDETRHPEFEIARWAAANMTPDERAASTVYTSGEHCPMCAAAHGWVGLGRIVYASSSAQLSAWLNELHVAPPPVATLPINQVVPGIPTEGPFPALAEALRELHRRYALANQNKT, from the coding sequence GTGATCTACGAAACAGAAATGAAACACCTGGCCCGCTGCGTTGAGTTGGCTTCGATGGCGGTTGATCGCGGGAACCCCCCGTTTGGCTCTGTGCTGGTAGACGAGGCCGGCGCAGTCAGGTACGAGGGACACAACGAAACCGCTGGCGGTGATGAAACCCGCCACCCCGAGTTCGAGATAGCTCGCTGGGCCGCCGCCAACATGACTCCGGATGAGCGAGCGGCTTCAACGGTCTATACCTCTGGCGAACACTGCCCGATGTGTGCGGCCGCCCATGGTTGGGTAGGCCTCGGCCGCATCGTCTACGCAAGCTCGTCAGCGCAGCTTTCAGCCTGGCTGAACGAACTGCACGTGGCACCACCGCCTGTGGCAACCCTGCCAATCAACCAGGTGGTTCCGGGTATTCCCACAGAAGGCCCGTTCCCAGCGCTCGCAGAGGCACTGCGTGAGCTACACCGGCGTTATGCTTTGGCCAATCAGAACAAGACGTAA
- a CDS encoding DNA-3-methyladenine glycosylase family protein: protein MQQKTITDATLRMGVDVLAEKDPDLYEVRARLGYPPTWTRDPGFASLIHIILEQQVSIKAAATMFQRLASHLGSVTPKSVRKAGESELRRVGLTRQKSRYCVGLATRIANGELDLSRLATLDDAEGRSHLLDIPGLGPWTVDIYYMMALRRPDVWPQGDLALASAIQDIKSLDKRPTKDEQLDFAEQWAPWRAVAARMLWMHYLDARGQ from the coding sequence ATGCAACAAAAGACGATCACTGACGCAACCTTGAGGATGGGCGTGGACGTCCTTGCTGAGAAAGATCCCGATCTTTACGAGGTGCGAGCCCGGCTTGGATATCCGCCAACCTGGACTCGCGACCCCGGGTTTGCATCGTTGATCCACATCATTCTTGAACAACAGGTCTCGATCAAAGCCGCAGCTACTATGTTCCAGCGGCTCGCGTCACATCTTGGATCGGTAACCCCGAAATCAGTCCGGAAGGCTGGTGAGTCTGAGCTGAGGCGAGTCGGGCTCACACGGCAGAAATCCCGGTACTGTGTTGGGCTGGCGACCAGGATAGCCAACGGCGAGTTGGACCTCTCCCGACTGGCAACACTTGACGATGCCGAGGGCCGGAGCCACCTTTTGGATATACCCGGTTTGGGCCCCTGGACCGTCGACATCTATTACATGATGGCCCTGCGCAGGCCGGACGTATGGCCCCAGGGCGATCTGGCCCTGGCATCTGCGATACAGGACATCAAGAGTCTGGATAAACGACCGACAAAGGATGAGCAACTGGACTTTGCCGAACAATGGGCGCCGTGGCGAGCCGTAGCCGCTCGCATGCTTTGGATGCATTACCTGGACGCCCGAGGCCAGTAA
- a CDS encoding carboxyl transferase domain-containing protein translates to MTFRSVLIANRGEIAIRIARACSELGMRAVTVFPEDDSTSLHTRMADEAVALSGRGVTAYLDGPQLVDLAKAHGCDAVHPGYGFLAENADFARQCEQAGLVFIGPSPDVLEGFGDKSAARTLAERCDVPLIKGINKPVSRSEARAFLNEHGPLMLKAIAGGGGRGMRAVHTEAELEQAFQRCQSEAQAAFGNGSLYIEQLIGQARHIEIQIVGDGTGAVSHLWERDCSLQRRNQKLIEIAPSPSLEASIRDAMIDCALRLASSINYRGLGTFEFLVDQDQPGRFYFMEANPRIQVEHTISEEITGVDLVQTQLKLLAGQSLADLALESAPPVQGFAIQARINSETLHADGHATAATGTLNTYEPPSGPGLRVDGYGYAGYSISSSFDSLLAKLVAHGSDYPSTLRRLYRALCEFRISGVSSNIGLLQNLIRHPGVESWAVTTRFVEDNLEALIPQEIDTTHPNLHFADTVATEHPERPGATPTPAGTISIAAPSSGTVVSIDVNPGDAVAVGHPIAVLEAMKMELVVKATKSGIVHALTTGAGETVNEGQALAYLEPAEVDASGIQSEQTADLQHIRADLAEALERLDLLSDERRPDAVAKRRKTDQRTARENVEDLLDPDSFNEYGALALAAQRRRRSMDKLIEMSPADGLITAIGTVNAPEFGPEAGRCATMAYDYTVFAGTQGLANHRKADRILALAEQWRIPLVLFAEGGGGRPSDTDANGVSFLDCHTFVSMARLSGVVPTLGIVSGRGYAGNAALLGCCDTIIATRDANLGMAGPAMIEGGGLGRFSPEQVGPVSVMGPNGVIDVLVEDETEAVSVAKKYLSYFQGTLEDWQCDDQRRLRHLIPENRLQVYDIRQVIETLADQDSVLEFRSQFAPGLITALVRIEGRPMGLIANNPAHLGGAVDASSGDKAARFMQLCNAHNLPILSLCDTPGFMVGPDAEKQATIRHVSRMFVAAAKLNVPFFTVILRKAYGLGAQAMAAGSMLTPFFTAAWPSGEFGPMGWEGAVRLGFAKELAAQPDEESRKTMFDVLVAKAYEQGKALNVASYLEIDAVIDPQETRAWLVRGLNSTSGGRTDEGGKFVDTW, encoded by the coding sequence ATGACTTTCCGCTCCGTATTGATAGCGAATCGCGGTGAAATCGCGATCCGTATTGCCAGAGCCTGCAGTGAGCTCGGCATGCGGGCAGTCACCGTATTCCCTGAAGACGATTCCACCAGTCTGCATACCCGTATGGCCGATGAGGCAGTAGCTTTATCGGGCCGGGGCGTGACGGCATACCTTGATGGGCCGCAACTGGTAGATTTGGCAAAGGCCCATGGCTGCGATGCGGTCCATCCAGGCTACGGATTTCTGGCGGAAAACGCAGATTTTGCCCGCCAATGTGAACAGGCCGGGCTGGTTTTTATTGGCCCGTCACCGGACGTGTTGGAGGGGTTTGGCGACAAGTCTGCTGCCCGAACTCTGGCCGAGCGCTGCGACGTTCCTCTGATCAAAGGAATCAACAAGCCGGTGAGCCGGAGTGAAGCCCGAGCTTTCCTGAACGAGCATGGACCTCTTATGCTCAAGGCGATTGCCGGGGGCGGCGGCCGGGGCATGCGGGCGGTTCACACCGAAGCGGAGCTTGAGCAGGCTTTCCAGCGCTGCCAGTCCGAGGCTCAGGCGGCATTCGGCAATGGATCGCTCTACATTGAGCAACTGATTGGTCAGGCGAGACACATTGAAATCCAGATAGTAGGCGATGGTACCGGAGCCGTCAGCCACCTCTGGGAGCGCGACTGCAGCCTCCAGCGGCGTAATCAGAAGCTGATCGAGATTGCGCCGAGCCCTTCACTGGAGGCCTCGATCCGGGATGCCATGATCGACTGCGCCCTCAGGCTCGCCAGTTCAATTAACTACCGTGGCCTTGGAACTTTTGAGTTTCTGGTGGACCAGGACCAGCCGGGCCGTTTCTATTTTATGGAGGCCAATCCCCGCATTCAGGTGGAGCACACCATCTCCGAAGAGATCACCGGGGTTGATCTGGTGCAAACCCAGCTGAAGCTCCTCGCGGGCCAGAGCCTCGCTGATCTGGCCCTGGAATCTGCACCACCAGTACAAGGATTCGCGATTCAGGCAAGGATCAACAGCGAGACTCTGCACGCTGATGGTCATGCTACCGCGGCTACCGGCACACTCAACACCTACGAGCCACCATCGGGCCCCGGTTTACGAGTCGATGGCTATGGTTACGCCGGCTACAGCATCAGCTCTTCGTTTGACTCCCTGCTTGCCAAGCTGGTTGCCCACGGTAGCGATTATCCATCAACACTCCGACGGCTGTATCGGGCCCTTTGCGAGTTCCGCATCAGTGGTGTAAGCAGCAATATTGGCCTGCTCCAGAACCTGATCCGCCACCCAGGCGTTGAATCCTGGGCTGTTACCACCCGTTTTGTCGAAGACAACCTGGAAGCCCTGATCCCCCAAGAGATCGATACAACCCATCCGAACCTGCACTTTGCAGATACGGTTGCCACCGAGCACCCAGAGAGGCCCGGCGCCACGCCCACGCCCGCAGGCACGATCAGCATCGCAGCGCCCAGCTCCGGCACGGTTGTCAGCATCGATGTTAATCCGGGGGATGCTGTGGCCGTCGGCCATCCCATAGCGGTGCTTGAGGCCATGAAAATGGAGCTCGTGGTCAAGGCAACCAAGTCCGGCATCGTCCACGCACTTACCACAGGAGCCGGAGAAACGGTAAACGAGGGCCAGGCACTGGCCTATCTCGAGCCGGCGGAAGTGGACGCCAGCGGCATTCAAAGCGAACAAACGGCTGACCTGCAGCACATCCGGGCCGATCTCGCCGAAGCTCTGGAGCGTCTTGACTTGCTGAGTGACGAGCGCCGCCCGGACGCGGTCGCAAAACGCCGTAAAACAGATCAGCGAACCGCTCGTGAAAACGTTGAAGACCTGCTCGACCCGGACAGCTTCAATGAATATGGAGCTCTTGCACTGGCGGCACAGCGACGCCGACGTTCGATGGATAAGCTGATTGAAATGAGCCCGGCGGATGGCCTGATTACCGCTATCGGCACCGTGAACGCCCCGGAGTTTGGCCCCGAGGCAGGCCGTTGCGCCACCATGGCCTACGATTACACCGTGTTTGCTGGCACCCAGGGGCTGGCCAACCACCGCAAGGCAGACCGAATACTGGCTCTGGCGGAGCAATGGCGAATCCCACTGGTTCTATTCGCGGAAGGCGGCGGGGGTCGCCCATCCGACACCGACGCCAACGGCGTTTCATTTCTGGACTGTCATACCTTTGTCAGCATGGCACGGCTCTCCGGCGTCGTGCCCACGCTCGGTATTGTGTCCGGCCGCGGCTATGCGGGCAACGCGGCGCTGCTTGGCTGCTGCGACACCATCATTGCCACCAGAGACGCCAATCTGGGGATGGCGGGACCCGCCATGATAGAAGGCGGCGGCCTTGGGCGGTTCAGCCCGGAACAGGTGGGGCCGGTTTCCGTCATGGGGCCCAACGGTGTGATTGATGTCCTCGTCGAGGACGAAACTGAAGCGGTTAGTGTGGCGAAGAAATATCTGTCCTACTTTCAGGGCACGTTGGAAGACTGGCAGTGCGACGATCAACGACGGCTACGCCACCTGATTCCGGAAAACCGACTGCAGGTCTACGATATCCGCCAGGTTATCGAAACCCTGGCCGATCAGGACAGTGTCCTGGAATTCCGAAGCCAGTTTGCGCCAGGCCTGATCACGGCGCTGGTCCGCATTGAAGGTCGCCCCATGGGCCTGATCGCCAACAACCCGGCCCATCTGGGAGGCGCGGTCGATGCCAGCTCTGGCGACAAGGCTGCCCGCTTCATGCAGCTGTGTAACGCCCACAACCTTCCCATCCTGTCACTGTGTGACACACCGGGCTTTATGGTGGGGCCTGACGCCGAAAAACAGGCCACCATTCGCCACGTTTCCCGCATGTTCGTGGCAGCAGCCAAGCTCAACGTGCCTTTCTTCACCGTGATTTTGCGCAAGGCGTACGGCCTTGGCGCGCAGGCGATGGCCGCAGGCAGCATGCTCACGCCTTTCTTCACGGCCGCCTGGCCCAGTGGCGAGTTCGGGCCCATGGGTTGGGAAGGCGCCGTCCGTCTGGGCTTTGCCAAGGAGCTGGCCGCCCAGCCCGACGAGGAATCGCGAAAGACCATGTTCGATGTCCTGGTGGCCAAAGCCTACGAGCAGGGCAAAGCGCTGAACGTGGCCAGCTATCTGGAGATTGATGCGGTCATCGACCCGCAGGAAACTCGGGCGTGGCTGGTCAGGGGGCTTAATTCCACTTCTGGTGGTCGCACCGACGAGGGCGGGAAGTTTGTCGATACCTGGTGA
- a CDS encoding zinc-binding metallopeptidase family protein, protein MKVFSNPVGSGNLWFDNLTTAQGTPVAYDPQARAFVPMPPFCVNRDIIGCNWIAPEKGAFCRSCAMTALAPDPNIFNAMPNWAETEAAKRWVLDNLGRWHWFRPEDPGTRPVFHMLAEGLTPVAMGHANGVVTISVAEADPVVRATRRQALDEPYRTMVGHMRHEISHMLWWRLSLREDFLDAFREMFGDERADYPAALEHHYHNGPPQDWRLFYLTSYASAHPHEDWAETAAHLLHLTDITDSLVASGLTSPEVPRHGWDPYSEPDTAMLINVAASLAIRVNHVNRSMGLSDLYPFVLSETAQRKLAFVHDWLRRGAQGL, encoded by the coding sequence ATGAAGGTTTTTTCCAACCCGGTTGGTTCCGGAAATCTGTGGTTCGACAATCTGACCACTGCCCAGGGTACACCAGTCGCGTACGACCCCCAGGCAAGAGCGTTCGTCCCGATGCCACCGTTTTGTGTGAACCGGGACATTATCGGCTGCAACTGGATTGCGCCCGAAAAGGGGGCCTTCTGTCGCTCCTGCGCGATGACCGCGCTGGCGCCAGACCCTAATATTTTCAATGCCATGCCGAACTGGGCTGAGACCGAGGCCGCGAAACGCTGGGTGCTGGACAATCTCGGCCGTTGGCACTGGTTTCGGCCCGAAGATCCCGGCACGCGCCCGGTGTTCCACATGTTGGCAGAGGGGTTGACCCCAGTTGCCATGGGGCACGCAAACGGTGTGGTAACGATCAGTGTAGCCGAAGCTGACCCCGTGGTTCGTGCTACCCGAAGACAGGCCCTGGACGAACCCTATCGAACCATGGTCGGCCATATGCGCCATGAGATTTCCCATATGCTCTGGTGGCGCCTGAGTTTGCGGGAGGATTTTCTGGATGCGTTCCGGGAGATGTTCGGTGATGAACGCGCTGATTATCCTGCGGCGCTTGAGCATCACTACCATAACGGTCCGCCGCAAGACTGGCGACTGTTTTACCTGACCAGCTATGCCTCGGCACACCCTCACGAGGACTGGGCCGAGACCGCTGCGCATCTGCTGCACCTGACAGACATCACAGACAGTCTTGTGGCATCCGGTCTGACATCGCCCGAGGTGCCACGACATGGCTGGGATCCTTACTCGGAACCCGATACGGCAATGCTGATAAACGTTGCTGCATCACTGGCTATTCGGGTTAACCATGTGAACCGCTCCATGGGCCTTTCCGACCTGTATCCTTTTGTCCTCTCGGAAACGGCGCAACGCAAGCTTGCGTTCGTGCATGACTGGTTGCGCCGTGGGGCCCAGGGGCTTTAA